Part of the Oligoflexia bacterium genome is shown below.
CTTCCACGGTTTAAGCGTGTAAGTGCGCGCCAATCAGAAGTAATCGAGCAAGCTATGTCTGGTAAGGTTACTGTTATATCCGCTCGCTTTTTTAATGCACTCGACAGTGAGGCTTCCATAATAGTTTTGCTGGGTATCTTGGGGTTGCTTTTATTTGGGAGATTGCCATGAGAATTAAATTCCCAATTGTCTTAATAGGGATGTTGATTTTATTTTCAGCATCAATAGCTTTAGGAGAAGTCTCAAGAGTACCCTGGTTGGTTGTCTGTGGATTAAGTTTTATTGGAATATTTATTTTTGATACCGAAAACGCAATTACAAAAAATATCGCAAACAGCACCCTTTTTCTCACGGTTTTTGGCTTAGTTTTAAAATCTATATTAGAACCATCTGTTGAATATTTCTGGAGAGATGTGGCTGGAGCTGTATTTTTAATTGCACTTGGTTTTGAGCAAAACTCAGAATCTTGGGATGGCCACATTCTGTTGCGCTCGATGCTTACGCCGGCTGTATTGTTTTTTATCTTGGTGATGGGGCAAAGCTTGCCCGCTTTGCCTGCCGAAGCCACACTGATTTGTTCATTGGCGGGAATTTTTTTACTTGCACTCTTAGAGCTTTTTTCAATGCTACGTAAGCAAGGTGATGTGCAAACAACAGCCTTTATGTCTGCCACGCGCTCAGCCACTAGTAGCATTGTTAGTCTTTTTTATTGCGCAACATTTTTACCAAACCTTATTCATGAAGCTCCTTTTATCAACATTCAACTCTTGGTGCCGGTGATGGGGGTTTGTCTCGCAATGTTGGGATTTTTTCTTCGTAAGTCGAGAGAGAGATACATTTTGTTTTGCAGTGGATGGTCATTATTTATTTTATGGACTGCGCTGAGCTTTGAACAAAATCGCATTTTTGCAGGAATTGGTGGAGCGGTGGCTGGAGCCTGGTCGACAGTTATTGTAAGTCGAGCGCCAATTAGAGGAAATGATCTTCGATATATATTCTTGAAAATATCTGGTTGGGGAATTCCAGGGTCGATTTTATTTACATTCATACTCTTGGGCCTTCTACCCTCCACAAATATGAATTTGCGTATCGGAAGTGTTATTTGGTTACTTGGTTTTTTCATTTATTGGTCAGGCCTTGTTGGCAATGCAGATAGTGATCGCAGCACCCCCGAGCAAAGTTGGGGATGGAGGCAAAGTATTGCGCTTGCGTTAACTATTGCAAGCACAGCTTTACTTTCAGAGCCTGGAATGCTTGCTCGCGCAATGTCTGTCTGGTGGGGTGGTGGTAAATGAATTTTTATGAGTTGTTTATTCCCCACGCGACACTTCTGTTGGGTGTTTTTATTATTAGTGCTTTAGAAATTTGGGGAGAAGAAGATCGCCTCAGTCATCAATGGATAGTTCATACCTTTGTACTCTTGCTAGCAACAATTCAACAGGTTTTGCTTTATCGAGTTCCCTCTACAGTTTTTGGGCGTGGGGGTTTGGTTCTTGATGGCGTAAGCCAAACACTTAGTATTTCAATTTTGCTTTTAGGTATTGTAGTTCAGCTCTGGAGAAGGGGTGAGTACACACAGCTCACGCCCCAGGCCAATCTTCTCACGCTCGGAGCCACGCTCTTTGCACTTTTTAGTGTACAATCGAATCGTATATTTTTTGGTATACTGGCGATTATCGGACTTCTATGGGCTATACAAGGGGCATTAGCGGCCGAAGGCCACAGAAAAAATCAGCCCGCGTTAGTACACTCAGCTCTCGTGCGATCGTTAATCATTTTTCTTGTTGGCGGATTACTGAGTCTATTATGTTTTTCTGTATTCACCGAAACGCGTATTGATGAAATGCAAAGAGTAATTGCGAGACCAAACTTAAGTGTTTCTGGGCTCATGTCTATTCAAATACTCACATTATTTTTAGGGGCCCTTGTCATGGGGATTCCGCCTTTTCAAGGATTGTTGGGGTATTCTCGACGACAAACCTCGTGGCCTTTGGCAGTTGGTGCAACCACACTTTTAGCAATAGTGGGTTTAAATATTTTTCTTCGCTGGGTTATTTTGATTTTTTCGCGACCAAATATTGGAGCCCTTGAACTCGAAGCGCTGGGTACAATTAATGTTTTCTTAGATGTGCGTATTGTTTCTGTTGTCGGACTTGTATTGGTGCCACTTTTAGCGCTTTTCAACAATGATCTTAAAAGTAGTTTTCTTGTTTTTATATTAAATCCATTTGTTCATGCTCTATTTGCTTTTTCATTTGGCCAAAGAGAAACCTTTGGATTTGCTATGAGCCAAATATTAGTTTCAGTTTTTGTTATGGGTCTTTTAATCTCCGCCATTGAATCTTTACAATTGCCACCACAGTTTTCTTGGAAAGAGTGGCGAGGCATGGGCCGAAAAGATCTTATAAGTTCGCTCCTTGTAATAATGAGCCTCGTTGCGGCTGCGGGCTTGTCGCCCTTTTATGGGAGTATACTTTTATACAAAACGCTATGCATCAATTCTTGGTTTGGACTTTTTTTACTTCTAAATGTGGCTTTAAGTGGTTACTACGTGATGCGTCTTACAGCTTTGGCATTTCAAAAAGGCGCGACAAGTGCGACGCGCGTACGTGAACTTACAAAAAATCAACGACTATGGGGATTAGGCCAACTTGCCCTTCTGATTTTCATGGGAATCTTTTGGGAATCTTTGTATAAATATGGAGCATTTTCAATTCGCAATTTCTTTGGTGATATTTAAAGGACGTCAGTGATGATTCAACAACTTGCGCCGGTTCTTGTGCTCATCGTTGTGGTTGTGGGTTTTGTAGTAGTGAGTTTGAGCCTAACCTTCTTGGCTGGGCCAAAAAGAAAACCTACTGCACAAAAACAAATGCCATATGAATGTGGAATTCCTGGCATTGATAATCAAACTACAAAATTCTCGGTTAAATTTTATTTAACAGCGATACTTTTTATTCTATTTGATATCGAGGTTATCTTTCTTTATCCGTGGGCGTTGATATACACAGATTTTTTAAACTACGGTCCATTCATTTTCGTCGAAATGATGGTTTTCATGGCGATTCTTACATTTGGCTTTATTTATGTGTGGAAGGCCAATGCCTTAGATTGGGATTAATCAGTGGGATCAGGACTACTTGAATTCATTATCAATACATTAAAGATTGCCCTTATTTTCGTAGGTATTGTGAGCACTGTTCCACTCCTTGTTTGGGTAGAAAGACGCGGATCTGCATTTATGCAAAATCGTCTTGGGCCCAACCGCGTTGGCCCTCTAGGGCTTTTACAATTGGCCGCAGATGCGGTGAAATTTATTTTCAAAGAAGAGTTTATTCCTCAAAAAGCTGAAAAAGTTCTCTATTTTATGGCTCCGGGGCTTGCGCTCTTGCCTGCGGCATTAACCTTTGTAGCTGTTCCACTTTCAACTCCAGTAACGGTCATGGGTCATACGATCAATATGCAAATGGCCGACATCAATGTGGGCATTATTTATATATTTGCCGTAGCATCACTTGGAGTTTATGGAATTTTAGCTGCCGGTTGGTCTTCAGGAAATAAATACTCATTACTTGGTGCGCTGAGAGCTTCATCACAAATGATCAGCTATGAACTTGCGATGGGTTTGAGCATTGTTGGAATACTCATGATCTTTCGAACGTTCAGTCTTAATGAAATGATCACAGCACAAACGGGGCATTTGAGTTTTATCTGGCAAGGAAGCACCACAACAGTTTCTTGGCTTCCTAATTGGGGAATCTTCTTTCAACCCGTAGCTTTTGTTTTATTTATCACATCTGGATTTGCAGAAACAAATAGATTGCCCTTTGATTTACCAGAGGGCGAAGCAGAACTCGTCGCGGGTTACCATACTGAGTATGGTGGTTTTAAATTTAATATGTTTTTCATGGGCGAATATGGCCACATGATCACATCGTCGGCGTTGATAACCACTTTGTTTTTTGGTGGTTATGCAATTCCGTTTATGTCACCTGATGAAGTTTTAAAATTTTGGATGGGGCATGCTCAAGGTATGGCGGGGTTGATTTCTTTATCTGCCGCTGATATCGCCAGCATTTTAACCACACTTACACATCTAGTTTCATTTTTATTAAAAACTGGTTTTTGGCTTTTTGTTTATATTTGGGTGCGTTGGACGCTCCCTCGATTTCGTTATGATCAACTTATGGATTTAGGATGGAAGACGCTGCTTCCATGGGCGCTGGCCAATCTCGTTATAACAACGGTGTTCATGTTTTTTGCGCGAGTAAAGATGTAAAGGAAACTTATGCTAGGAATTACACCAGAAGACATGTTGTTTCATACATTCGCTGGCATCGCCACGATCGGTGCGATTCTTGTCGTCTTAGTACGAAATCCAATTTATTCAGCTTTGTTTTTAGCGCTCACAATGTGTGTTCTTGGCGCCATATTTTTTACACTAGAAGCATATTTTGTCTCAGTGGCTCAAATCACAGTTTATGCGGGCGCCGTAATGGTACTCTTTGTTATGGTGCTGATGCTTTTTGATTTAAAGCACGAGCATGAAGATATTTTTAGAATCACACCTTTGAATTTATCAAAGATTTTAGCGGTAGCCGTGATGTGCGGATTCTTAGTCGGCACAGGTTGGCTTGCTGTAAGTGCTGTGAATGGAAATCCAGGTGCTCATGTAGCACCTCAAACAGTAGCGCAAGATCTTGAGAAAAAAGAGTTGCCAAATGAGCTTCCCGCTAAACAAACACACATCAATCCAGACGAAGATTTTACCAATGCCGAAGACGCCGCACTTATTGATGAAGCTAAAAAAGAAGAAGTCGTGTTACCGGATCCTAACGTTGTGGCAAGTACATCTGATGCTGAATTTGGATCAACCGTAAGCTTAAGCCGTAGACTGTTTTCAAAGTACGTATTTGCGTTTGAGGCTGTGAGCCTTTTACTTTTAGTTGCAATTGTTGGCGCTGTCGCTCTTGCAAAGTCAAAAGGAGGGACTCATCATGGCGGTTGATTTTAATTCCATTATACATGTCGGTTTAAATCACTATTTGATATTAAGTGCTGTTTTATTTTCTATCGGTGTCTTGGGTGTATTAATGAGGCGAAACGCCATCGTCATTCTTATGAGTATTGAACTTATGCTCAACGCTGTGAATTTAGTTTTTGTGGCGTTTTCAAAATACAATCAAAACATCGACGGTCAGATAATGGTATTTTTTGTAATGACTATTGCTGCTGCAGAGGCGGCCGTGGGTTTAGCAATCGCAGTTGCAATTTATAAACGATTTAAAGAAGTGAACATCTCGCGTTTTGAGAATTTGAAGGGATAACAATGAGTACAAGCCTTCTAATATCAGTTTTATTGTTATCACCATTAGTCGGTTTTTTGATTAACGGTTTATTCGTAAAACAAAATAATAAAAATTATAAACTTGCAGGTTTTATTGCAACGCTGGCAAGCACAGTTTCTTTTGTATGTGCAGCCTTGCTTTACTGCCAACTATTAAAACTTGAGCCCCAAGCTCGTAAAATTCACGAAGTGTTTTTCAATTGGATCAATGTTGCAGATTTTAAAGCCAACATGGGTTTCATGGTTGATCCGATTAATGCCATAATGATTATGATTATTACTGGCGTTGGTTCACTTATTCATCTTTACAGCGTGGGCTACATGAGCCACGACGCAAAACCCGCAAAATTTTTCGCATACCTCAATCTATTTTTATTCAACATGCTCATTCTCGTTTTGGGCGACAACCTACTTGTTATGTTTGTGGGCTGGGAGGGTGTTGGTCTTTGTTCTTACTTACTCATTGGTTTTTGGTTTCAAGATCCAGAAAAAGCCGCAGCCGGTATGAAGGCGTTTATAACAAATAGAATTGGCGATGCCGGGTTTCTTTTAGGGTTATTTTTAATTTTCACAACATTTGGTACGATTGATTTTCAAGAGCTCGCCAAAATTACTTATCAAACTGATATGGGTTGGGGCGCGCTAACTTTAGCAACTTTGTTTTTATTTGTTGGTGCCACAGGAAAATCAGCACAAATACCTCTGTACGTATGGCTTCCAGATGCGATGGCAGGTCCTACTCCCGTTTCAGCACTTATCCATGCTGCGACTATGGTGACAGCAGGTATTTATATGATCGTACGCTTAAACTTTATGTTTGTAGCAGCGCCAAACACAATGATGATCATTGCATGTGTGGGTGCGGCAACGGCATTGTTTGCTGCGACAATTGGTTTATTTCAATACGACATTAAAAAAATATTAGCTTACTCCACTGTAAGCCAATTGGGTTTTATGTTTTTAGCAGTTGGTGTGGGTGCTTTTGGCGCTGGTCTTTTTCATCTCATGACCCATGCTTTTTTTAAAGCACTCATGTTTCTTGGTGCTGGTTCAGTAATTCATGGCATGCATGAAGAACAAGATGTGAGAAAAATGGGTGGTTTAGCTAAAAAAATGCCCATTACTTACATTACTTTTCTCGTTGGCTGGCTTGCAATTATAGGAACCCCCTTATTTTCTGGCTTCTTTTCAAAAGATGAAATTCTTTGGAAGGCGTATTCTTCGCCGCTCGGTTCAAAAGCACTCTGGGTTGTTGGTGTACTAGCGGCTATGTGTACAGCGTTTTACATGACAAGACTTATGGCGCTTACATTTTGGGGCAAGAGTCGCGTGAATGCTTCAGTACATGTACATGAGTCACCACTGGTGATGACCATACCGTTAATAATTTTAGCTATTCTCTCACTTGTTGGTGGTTGGGTTGGAATACCCGCAGTTATTGGCGAACATTTTCATATTCCAAATATATTAGAACATTGGTTACACCCAGTGATTGCTGAGGTCTCAGGTCACGGCTCACATCTTGAGGAGTGGCTGACCATGGGGGCCTCCGTTTGTTTGGCGGCACTTTCTGCTGGAACAGCTTATTACTTGTACGTAAAGCGTCCTGAGTTAACGGCAGTGAAGCCAAACTTAAAAGCAGTTCATAATATTATTCATAATAAATATTTTGTTGATGAGGCCTACTTCGCAACAATCATTAAACCACTTGTACAATTAAGTCGCGGTCTTTGGGCTTTTGTTGACGTAAAAATTGTCGATCGTACAACTTATCTAATAACTGATTTTGTTAAAGGCACAGGTAACGGCCTTCGTTTAATGACAAATGGTAACGTGCAACAATATGCGCTCTATATTATTTTTGGAATCGTAGTTTCCCTAGCTTTTGTATTCATGAGGTAAGAGATGTTACTTACAGTAATTACATTTTTCCCATTAGTTATAGGCGCGCTCTTATTTTTCATTCCAAATGATAAAATGGCAAGAGTCGTAGCCTTGGTGGCCACATTAATTGAATTTGTATTAAGCCTTTTAATTTTTAACCACTTTGACGCTTCATCGGCACAAATGCAGCTTGTAGAAAAGCAAAGTTGGATACCGGCATTTGGAATAAATTATTTTTTAGGAATAGACGGTATCAGCCTTTGGCTTGTGATTTTAACGACGATTTTAACTCCTATTACAATTTTGGGAAGCTGGACTTCCATTGATCAAAAAGTAAAAGGTTTTCTTGCATGTATGTTGATTTTAGAAACAGCCATGATTGGAACATTTTTATCTTTAGACGCAGTTTTATTTTATTCCTTTTGGGAGCTCATGCTTATCCCAATGTATTTACTTGTTGGAGTATGGGGCGGGGAAAGACGCATATACGCCTCGGTAAAGTTCTTCATTTATACAATGTTGGGCTCTGTGTTTATGCTCGTGGCAATCATTGCATTGATGTATTACGCAAAAGAACAAACGGGTGTAATCTCAGCAAGTTTTCTTGATTTTTATAAGCTTAAACTTCCCTTTAACGCCGAAACATTTTTTAATCCACAAACACTCATGTTTTTTGCTTTTGCTTTGGCATTTACGATTAAAGCTCCGATGTTTCCGTTTCATACTTGGTTGCCCGACGCCCACGTTCAAGCGCCCACAGCGGGTTCAGTAATTTTAGCTGGTGTGCTTTTGAAAATGGGCACTTACGGTTTTCTAAGATTTGCTATTCCACTTTTTCCAGATGCTTCAGCTCAATATGCTTGGCTCTTTATAGCCCTTGCAGTTTTTGGAATTATCTATGGTGCATTGGTGGCAATGGTACAGCCTGATATGAAAAAACTTGTGGCATACAGCTCCGTAAGTCATTTGGGATACGTTGTGCTTGGACTTTTTGCTTTTAATACCGAGGGTGTTACCGGTGGTCTTTATCAAATGCTCAATCACGGTGTAAGTACTGGTGGTCTTTTTCTTTTAGTTGGAATGATTTATGAGCGAACACATTCTAGAGAAATTTCAAAATACGGGGGGCTAGCAAAAGCACTTCCTATTTTTTCAATCATCTTTTTTATTATTACACTTTCAAGCATTGCCGTTCCGGGTACAAACGGTTTTATAGGAGAGTTTTTAATTCTACTGGGCGCATTTAAGGAAAATAAACTGGCCGCAGCCTTAGCTCTTACGGGTGTTGTTTGGGGCGCAGTTTACATGTTGTGGCTTTATAAAAGAATTTTCTTTGGCCCAGCGGGTGAGCTTGTGCCTGAGGTGGTCGACGATCATGGCCACGGCCACGGCCACGGTCACGGGGGCGAATCTCATGCACAGGCAGATCATAAAAAACATCCACTATTTGATTTAAATGTGCGCGAAATCGCGGTCATGTTGCCGCTCTTGGTACTTGTTTTTTGGATGGGTTTATTTCCAAATCACTTTTTAGATAAATCAAAAGCCTCAATTGAGTTTTTTGTTAATAATAGAACTCAATATCACTTAACTGTGTACGATGAAAAACCCTCACAAGAAAAAGTTGTCGCCGATAGTGCAACAACTTCGAAGGAATTTTAAATGGATCAGTTTTCATTACCAACATTAGCCGAGGCGATTTTTCTATTACCCATGACTGTGCTAACAATCTTTGCATGTATTCCGATCACGATTAAAGTGTTTAGCAAAAATCAAGAGCCCGCTAATTTACTCACCTTAGGATTTTCGGTTGTAGGAATTCTTTTGGCGGCAGTCTTAACAATTTATCAAGGTAAAGCTCCACCTCAAACTGTCTTCTCTGGCGCCCTTATTTTTGATCGTATGGCTATTTACGTAAACCTTGGGGTACTTGCCATCACACTGTTCACACTTTTTTTATCAATCAATAACGTCAATACCAAAGGAAATAGTTTTGCAGAGCACACCTTTTTAATTCTGCTAAGTGCTGTTGGAATGCTAACGCTGACGAGCTCTGGTGATTTGATGGTAGCTTTTATTGGGCTAGAGATTATGTCCATCGCACTTTACGTTTTAATTGCACTAGGGCATGAACAGCTTTTTTCAAAAGAAGCGGCTTTTAAATATTTTATATTAGGAAGTTTTGCCTCAGCGATTTTTCTTTACGGTGTAGCATTTATTTTTGGCACCACAGGCTCTACACAACTTGGCCCGTTAGCAGCACAGGCATTGATCTTATCGTCGACAAATCGACTTTTTTTAACAGGCCTTGTACTTTTAATTGTAGGGATCGGTTTTAAAGTAAGTCTTTTTCCGTTTCACGCTTGGACGCCTGATGTTTATCAGGGGGCCCCCACTTCTATTTCTGCTTTTATGGCAACAGGCGTAAAGCTTGTAATGTTTACGATTTTTTTACGCCTTGCTGTATTACATGTTTTTGAGGCCGACGAGAAACTACTTTTAATTCTTCAGGTAATAGCTGTGGCAACGATGACTATCGGAAATATTACAGCCATTGTTCAAGAAAACATTAAACGCCTGATTGCATACTCAAGTATCGCCCACGCAGGATATATTTTATTGGGGATAATAGTAGCAGCAAAAAGTAATAGTCCAGATGCCGGAGGCGCTACATTGTTTTATCTTCTCGCATACAGCGTGATGAATATCGGGGCCTTTGCAATTGTTAGTATTTTTGAAAAAGAAGAGCGCGGAAATCTCAATGTAACAGATTACGCAGGGCTTGGATTTCGTTATCCACTTTTAGGAATTAGTCTCACAGTGTTTATGCTTTCACTTGCAGGTATTCCACCAACGGCTGGGTTTATTGGTAAGTTCTATATTTTTGCAGCGGCAGTTAAAGAGGGATACATCTGGCTTGCAGTATTTGGGGTGATCAATAGTTTGTTGTCGGTTTATTATTACTTACGTATTCTTGTTTATCTCTACATGAAACCAGAAATTTACGATGTAAGACCTCAGCCAGCGAATTTATCGCGGTTTGTGGTTGCCGCTTCGGTGATTCTAACTTTGGTTATGGGAATTGCTTCGACGCCGTTTTATCGTCCAGCGTTAAAGAGTGTGCTCGCCCTTTTCTAAGCGGCAAAAAGAATCAGTTGATCAATTTGACCCATCTAAAATAATTTTAAACTTTAATCTGAGTCAAATTGACAAGATTTAGCTCCAATTTAAATAAAGAGAATATAAAGCTGTGTATATTTCTTGCACAACGATCTCCTGGGTAAATCAACACACAGGAGAAACTAATGAATATAAATAGTGGCTTTATAAAAGCATTGGCAGTTATTGCTTTAGCATTTGTTCCCGTTACTGCGTTTAGTTCAATAGATGGTATTAATGAAGCAGGCGATTTGATTATCGTCACGGGCACGGGCCAAATTGTTGTAGACCCTGATTTAGCTAATGTCGACATATCAGTCGTAACAAAAGCTACAACCGTGACCAAAGCCCAAGAGTTAAACAGCATAAGATCAAAAAATTTAGTGACGTCCGTTGTGTCTAAATTTGAACTTCAAAAAGATGATTATAGAACTACAAATTATTCAGTTCATCCTGAGTATACAACTCAAGGAAACACACAGGTTCTCACTGGATACTCTGTTACCAACTCATTCTTATTTACCCTAAGAAATCTTTTAAGACTTGGAGAGTTTCTAGATGTAGCGGGCGCTACAGGTGGCACTCATATTGGAAATATTTCTTTTGGAATATCAAATCTTAAAGAATTACAACTCCAAGCGCTGAGTCTTGCAATGAATGATGCGCGCGTTAAAGCGGATGTGATTGCTCAAACTGCAGGCCGCGCTGTGACTCGCGCTGTGAAAGTTATAGTAGACGATTATCAAGTCGAAGCTAAGCAAGTAAGGGCCGCTGACAGAAGAGAATCAACGGTGATTTATGCAGGAAAACTTTCAGTTTCGAGCAGCTTAAAGGTTGAGTTTGAATTTTAATATTAAAAATGAAACATACTTGAAAAACTAACACCTGAATAAAGTTCTTTGGTGATGGCGCCTGTATTTTTGTTGGCCAGAATCATTTCTGTACTAACAAGAGAGGCGCCAATATTTAAAAGATAAATTTCTAAAAACCCACCATAGGTAAAGCGTTGCATTTTCCATGTGCTCTGAAGGGCATTAATGTCAGATTCTAAAGTTGTCTGATATTCAACGCGTCCTCCTAAAAAATTTAATAGATAAAGTTTGGCCTCAGCCCCTAGATAAGTTGCGTAATGGGAATATGAATTTTGTGTGTTTGACCACAGGCCCGTTTGATTCATAGACATATAGCCTGCTTTTACAAGAAGACCCGTGTCTTGTGAGCTGCGACCAATGGGGCGAATTAAAAGTGCCGCACCCATTTCATTATATGTGTGTGAATTTTGAGTGGAAGGAGGTTCAACTAAAAAAGAAGTTGTTTGTGAGTAAAAACCCTCAACTCCTAAATCAATGTTTAAAGATCGAGTACGATTACCCTTAGTAAATAGATCGTCGAGTAAAAATTGAAGTCGTCCTGAAGCGCGAGTGTCTTTTCCTAATTTATCGCCATTACGCGTCACGGGCCCTGAATCTTGAGAGTATGTGAGAACAAAATCGGTATATGGCCCACTTGAGCTTCCACCACCGCGTCCGTATTTAGAATCTTGAGCGCTTGTGGCTTCTTTTTGTTTGCGAATAAAATCTAAAATGTTGAATCGTTCCGATGACCTACGGCTTTGAGTCTGGCCCACGCTTGACCCTCCACCTGCACTCGCACCCCCACCACCTTGGGTATAAGCCAGGGACGGTAAAATCAATAAAGTCGCCATAATCAATATAATTTGTCTAGACAACGAGAGCCCCCACTGTTTAATTACGCCCGATAAGCCGTCATTATACAAGGGTTGAGTTTGACGTGCCGCAAAAACAGCTGTAATTAATTGTAGTGGGTTTATAGAATTAACTTGAATCAATAACACAACGCTTTTCTAATTATTTAACTTCACCTTGAGGAGAAAAACCAATGGCAGACGTATTAGTCGTAACCAGTAAAGTAAAAAAGTATATTAAAGAAAAGGGCGATTGCAACACCAGCTCTGAGACAATCGATATCTTAAGCAAAGCAGTAGAGCGTCTTTGTGAAAAAGGTATGGAGCATGCAAAAAATGATGGCCGCAAAACCGTAATGGCGCGCGATATCATCATCGATCACATTTAATCGCGATTTAATTTAATCTATATTTTTATAAGGCACTATTTGCTTAGGTAAGTATGTGCCTTTTCTTTTGTCTAAAATTATCGAGGCATAGTTGGTGGAGCAATTGGTGGCGGTGCATCGTCTGAGTTTGGTCCTGGCGCAGTTGTTTTGGAGTCGTCTGTAGTGGGTGTTTCTGCATTATCTGATGAAGAATTTGCAGGCGCTGCGGGTGATGATTGTGGTTGAGTTGCTCTTGGTGTTTCTTTAATCACAAATCGAAGTGGGTCTTGTT
Proteins encoded:
- the nuoK gene encoding NADH-quinone oxidoreductase subunit NuoK; this encodes MAVDFNSIIHVGLNHYLILSAVLFSIGVLGVLMRRNAIVILMSIELMLNAVNLVFVAFSKYNQNIDGQIMVFFVMTIAAAEAAVGLAIAVAIYKRFKEVNISRFENLKG
- a CDS encoding NADH-quinone oxidoreductase subunit J, producing MLGITPEDMLFHTFAGIATIGAILVVLVRNPIYSALFLALTMCVLGAIFFTLEAYFVSVAQITVYAGAVMVLFVMVLMLFDLKHEHEDIFRITPLNLSKILAVAVMCGFLVGTGWLAVSAVNGNPGAHVAPQTVAQDLEKKELPNELPAKQTHINPDEDFTNAEDAALIDEAKKEEVVLPDPNVVASTSDAEFGSTVSLSRRLFSKYVFAFEAVSLLLLVAIVGAVALAKSKGGTHHGG
- the nuoH gene encoding NADH-quinone oxidoreductase subunit NuoH, producing the protein MGSGLLEFIINTLKIALIFVGIVSTVPLLVWVERRGSAFMQNRLGPNRVGPLGLLQLAADAVKFIFKEEFIPQKAEKVLYFMAPGLALLPAALTFVAVPLSTPVTVMGHTINMQMADINVGIIYIFAVASLGVYGILAAGWSSGNKYSLLGALRASSQMISYELAMGLSIVGILMIFRTFSLNEMITAQTGHLSFIWQGSTTTVSWLPNWGIFFQPVAFVLFITSGFAETNRLPFDLPEGEAELVAGYHTEYGGFKFNMFFMGEYGHMITSSALITTLFFGGYAIPFMSPDEVLKFWMGHAQGMAGLISLSAADIASILTTLTHLVSFLLKTGFWLFVYIWVRWTLPRFRYDQLMDLGWKTLLPWALANLVITTVFMFFARVKM
- a CDS encoding SIMPL domain-containing protein; its protein translation is MNINSGFIKALAVIALAFVPVTAFSSIDGINEAGDLIIVTGTGQIVVDPDLANVDISVVTKATTVTKAQELNSIRSKNLVTSVVSKFELQKDDYRTTNYSVHPEYTTQGNTQVLTGYSVTNSFLFTLRNLLRLGEFLDVAGATGGTHIGNISFGISNLKELQLQALSLAMNDARVKADVIAQTAGRAVTRAVKVIVDDYQVEAKQVRAADRRESTVIYAGKLSVSSSLKVEFEF
- a CDS encoding NADH-quinone oxidoreductase subunit A — encoded protein: MIQQLAPVLVLIVVVVGFVVVSLSLTFLAGPKRKPTAQKQMPYECGIPGIDNQTTKFSVKFYLTAILFILFDIEVIFLYPWALIYTDFLNYGPFIFVEMMVFMAILTFGFIYVWKANALDWD
- the nuoL gene encoding NADH-quinone oxidoreductase subunit L — protein: MSTSLLISVLLLSPLVGFLINGLFVKQNNKNYKLAGFIATLASTVSFVCAALLYCQLLKLEPQARKIHEVFFNWINVADFKANMGFMVDPINAIMIMIITGVGSLIHLYSVGYMSHDAKPAKFFAYLNLFLFNMLILVLGDNLLVMFVGWEGVGLCSYLLIGFWFQDPEKAAAGMKAFITNRIGDAGFLLGLFLIFTTFGTIDFQELAKITYQTDMGWGALTLATLFLFVGATGKSAQIPLYVWLPDAMAGPTPVSALIHAATMVTAGIYMIVRLNFMFVAAPNTMMIIACVGAATALFAATIGLFQYDIKKILAYSTVSQLGFMFLAVGVGAFGAGLFHLMTHAFFKALMFLGAGSVIHGMHEEQDVRKMGGLAKKMPITYITFLVGWLAIIGTPLFSGFFSKDEILWKAYSSPLGSKALWVVGVLAAMCTAFYMTRLMALTFWGKSRVNASVHVHESPLVMTIPLIILAILSLVGGWVGIPAVIGEHFHIPNILEHWLHPVIAEVSGHGSHLEEWLTMGASVCLAALSAGTAYYLYVKRPELTAVKPNLKAVHNIIHNKYFVDEAYFATIIKPLVQLSRGLWAFVDVKIVDRTTYLITDFVKGTGNGLRLMTNGNVQQYALYIIFGIVVSLAFVFMR
- a CDS encoding NADH-quinone oxidoreductase subunit M, whose protein sequence is MLLTVITFFPLVIGALLFFIPNDKMARVVALVATLIEFVLSLLIFNHFDASSAQMQLVEKQSWIPAFGINYFLGIDGISLWLVILTTILTPITILGSWTSIDQKVKGFLACMLILETAMIGTFLSLDAVLFYSFWELMLIPMYLLVGVWGGERRIYASVKFFIYTMLGSVFMLVAIIALMYYAKEQTGVISASFLDFYKLKLPFNAETFFNPQTLMFFAFALAFTIKAPMFPFHTWLPDAHVQAPTAGSVILAGVLLKMGTYGFLRFAIPLFPDASAQYAWLFIALAVFGIIYGALVAMVQPDMKKLVAYSSVSHLGYVVLGLFAFNTEGVTGGLYQMLNHGVSTGGLFLLVGMIYERTHSREISKYGGLAKALPIFSIIFFIITLSSIAVPGTNGFIGEFLILLGAFKENKLAAALALTGVVWGAVYMLWLYKRIFFGPAGELVPEVVDDHGHGHGHGHGGESHAQADHKKHPLFDLNVREIAVMLPLLVLVFWMGLFPNHFLDKSKASIEFFVNNRTQYHLTVYDEKPSQEKVVADSATTSKEF
- a CDS encoding NADH-quinone oxidoreductase subunit N, translated to MDQFSLPTLAEAIFLLPMTVLTIFACIPITIKVFSKNQEPANLLTLGFSVVGILLAAVLTIYQGKAPPQTVFSGALIFDRMAIYVNLGVLAITLFTLFLSINNVNTKGNSFAEHTFLILLSAVGMLTLTSSGDLMVAFIGLEIMSIALYVLIALGHEQLFSKEAAFKYFILGSFASAIFLYGVAFIFGTTGSTQLGPLAAQALILSSTNRLFLTGLVLLIVGIGFKVSLFPFHAWTPDVYQGAPTSISAFMATGVKLVMFTIFLRLAVLHVFEADEKLLLILQVIAVATMTIGNITAIVQENIKRLIAYSSIAHAGYILLGIIVAAKSNSPDAGGATLFYLLAYSVMNIGAFAIVSIFEKEERGNLNVTDYAGLGFRYPLLGISLTVFMLSLAGIPPTAGFIGKFYIFAAAVKEGYIWLAVFGVINSLLSVYYYLRILVYLYMKPEIYDVRPQPANLSRFVVAASVILTLVMGIASTPFYRPALKSVLALF